The following coding sequences are from one Thermostaphylospora chromogena window:
- a CDS encoding DUF6098 family protein, with amino-acid sequence MPGTDRTLPRIADLEELTELTAGRTGLYLRYSKGPDHDTGRVSIDYESDLKLPGLSVTVLDPPDWWTRPPQDWLARQVCKYVNLNEENASLRPWVLQGRVVGRGPDHEPLIDEVKPVAWLSDEVVRQARRRYEERFDVGRGSTG; translated from the coding sequence GTGCCGGGAACCGACAGGACGCTGCCGCGAATCGCGGACCTCGAAGAGCTGACCGAGCTGACCGCCGGCAGGACAGGCCTCTACCTGCGGTACTCGAAGGGACCGGACCACGACACGGGCCGGGTGAGCATCGACTACGAGAGCGATCTGAAGCTACCCGGCCTGTCGGTCACCGTGCTCGACCCCCCGGACTGGTGGACCCGTCCACCGCAGGACTGGCTGGCCCGCCAGGTGTGCAAGTACGTGAACCTGAACGAGGAGAACGCCAGCCTCCGCCCGTGGGTGCTCCAGGGCCGCGTGGTCGGGCGCGGTCCCGACCACGAACCGCTGATCGACGAGGTGAAGCCGGTCGCCTGGCTGTCCGATGAGGTCGTCCGGCAGGCCCGCCGCCGCTACGAGGAGCGGTTCGACGTGGGCCGCGGCTCCAC
- a CDS encoding ATP-dependent Clp protease ATP-binding subunit, with amino-acid sequence MTSGDYWPSGFGPLDELLARFFGGYGPPEPGGRGFIRRVDIGRLLSEDAIELLRTAVQKAAEWGAEYLDSEHLLWAATRFESIRTLLEQAGADPDGIARTIESSVERKPARQGPMPLSPAVKRALLDARQIARATGDSYIGPHHIVLALSANPDSAAGRLLHGSHITPQSFHVEAAGAAEPMAARMTPSSTPTLDQYGRDLTELAREGRIDPVIGRDVEIEQTIEVLSRRTKNNPVLLGEPGVGKTAVIEGLAQRIVDGEVPDTLRNKRVVQIDLAGMVAGTKFRGEFEERLKKVMEEIRDHGEELVVFIDELHTVVGAGGAEGAIDASNMLKPALARGELHVVGATTLDEYRRFVEKDAALERRFQPIIVPEPSVADTIEILRGLRDRYEAHHQVRFSDEALIAAAELSDRYVTGRFLPDKAIDLMDQAGARIALRTKTTPTDTRELEQRLEQRKREKDQAVAREDYDRAKELRDEIAELRRAIDEAREGNRGIPEVTAADIAEIVSRTTGIPVAQLTQEEKERLLALEEHLHQRVVGQDEAVTAVAEAVRRSRAGLSDPNRPIGSFLFLGPTGVGKTELARALAEALFGDQDRMIRFDMSEFQERHTVSRLVGAPPGYVGYEEAGQLTEAVRRRPYSVILLDEIEKAHPDVFNLLLQVLDDGRLTDGQGRTVDFKNTVLIMTSNIGADIIMAHQGEAANSLRPQLIRLLQHAFRPEFLNRIDETIIFRSLDMNQLRQITLLLLEESRRRLHAQDVILDVADSAVDWLVRQGYQPHFGARPLRRTIQRKLDNTLSRMLLDGTLKPQQRVYVSTQGDDLAFTVLDREAKGPEPGTEPHATAPPEHRPAEGEERRRQPDAYGQYL; translated from the coding sequence ATGACCAGCGGCGACTACTGGCCGTCCGGATTCGGCCCACTCGACGAACTGCTGGCCAGGTTCTTCGGCGGGTACGGCCCCCCGGAGCCCGGAGGCCGCGGCTTCATCCGGCGGGTGGACATCGGCAGGCTCCTCAGCGAGGACGCCATCGAACTGCTCCGCACGGCCGTGCAGAAGGCGGCGGAGTGGGGCGCGGAATACCTCGACAGCGAACACCTGCTGTGGGCGGCCACCCGCTTCGAATCCATCCGGACGCTGCTGGAGCAGGCGGGCGCCGACCCCGACGGGATCGCGCGGACCATAGAGAGCAGCGTCGAGCGGAAACCCGCCCGGCAGGGCCCGATGCCGCTCTCCCCGGCGGTCAAGCGGGCACTGCTGGACGCCCGGCAGATCGCCCGCGCGACCGGTGACTCGTACATCGGTCCCCACCACATCGTCCTGGCGCTGTCGGCCAACCCCGACTCCGCGGCCGGTCGCCTGCTGCACGGCTCGCACATCACTCCGCAGTCGTTCCACGTCGAAGCGGCCGGAGCCGCCGAACCGATGGCCGCCCGCATGACCCCGAGCAGCACACCCACGCTCGACCAGTACGGCCGCGACCTCACCGAACTGGCCCGCGAAGGTCGGATCGACCCGGTCATCGGCCGGGACGTCGAGATCGAGCAGACCATCGAGGTGCTGTCCCGGCGCACCAAGAACAACCCCGTCCTGCTCGGGGAGCCGGGCGTCGGCAAGACCGCCGTCATCGAAGGTCTGGCCCAGCGCATCGTGGACGGCGAGGTGCCCGACACCCTCCGGAACAAGCGCGTGGTGCAGATCGACCTCGCCGGCATGGTCGCCGGTACCAAGTTCCGCGGCGAGTTCGAAGAACGGCTCAAGAAGGTGATGGAGGAGATCCGCGACCACGGCGAGGAACTGGTCGTCTTCATCGACGAGCTGCACACCGTCGTCGGCGCGGGCGGCGCCGAAGGCGCGATCGACGCCTCCAACATGCTCAAGCCCGCCCTGGCCCGCGGCGAGCTGCACGTGGTCGGCGCGACCACGCTGGACGAGTACCGCCGCTTCGTGGAGAAGGACGCGGCGCTGGAACGGCGCTTCCAGCCGATCATCGTGCCGGAGCCGTCCGTCGCCGACACCATCGAGATCCTGCGCGGCCTGCGCGACCGTTACGAAGCCCACCACCAGGTCAGGTTCAGCGACGAGGCGCTGATCGCCGCGGCCGAACTGTCCGACAGGTACGTCACGGGCAGGTTCCTGCCGGACAAGGCGATCGACCTGATGGACCAGGCCGGCGCGCGGATCGCGCTGCGCACCAAGACCACCCCCACCGACACCCGGGAGCTGGAACAGCGGCTGGAGCAGCGCAAACGGGAGAAGGACCAGGCCGTCGCGCGCGAGGACTACGACCGCGCCAAAGAACTGCGCGACGAGATCGCCGAGCTGCGGCGCGCCATCGACGAGGCCCGGGAGGGGAACCGCGGGATTCCCGAGGTGACCGCGGCCGACATCGCCGAGATCGTCTCCCGCACCACCGGCATCCCGGTCGCGCAGCTCACCCAGGAGGAGAAGGAACGGCTGCTCGCCTTGGAAGAGCACCTGCACCAGCGGGTCGTCGGCCAGGACGAGGCGGTCACCGCGGTGGCCGAGGCCGTACGGCGGTCCCGGGCCGGGCTGAGCGACCCCAACCGGCCCATCGGCTCCTTCCTGTTCCTCGGCCCCACCGGCGTCGGCAAGACCGAGCTGGCCCGCGCGCTCGCGGAGGCCCTCTTCGGCGACCAGGACCGGATGATCCGCTTCGACATGAGCGAGTTCCAGGAGCGGCACACGGTGTCCCGGCTGGTGGGCGCACCGCCCGGATACGTGGGCTACGAGGAGGCGGGACAGCTCACCGAAGCGGTGCGGCGCCGGCCCTACTCGGTGATCCTGCTCGACGAGATCGAAAAGGCCCATCCGGACGTGTTCAACCTGCTGCTGCAGGTGCTCGACGACGGGCGGCTCACCGACGGGCAGGGGCGTACGGTCGACTTCAAGAACACCGTGCTGATCATGACCTCGAACATCGGGGCCGACATCATCATGGCGCACCAGGGCGAGGCGGCGAACAGCCTGCGTCCGCAGCTCATCCGGCTGCTGCAGCACGCCTTCCGGCCGGAGTTCCTCAACCGGATCGACGAGACCATCATCTTCCGCAGCCTGGACATGAACCAGCTCCGGCAGATCACGCTGCTGCTGCTGGAGGAGAGCAGGCGGCGGCTGCACGCCCAGGACGTCATCCTCGACGTGGCCGACTCCGCGGTCGACTGGCTGGTACGGCAGGGCTACCAGCCGCACTTCGGCGCCCGGCCGCTGCGCCGTACCATCCAGCGCAAACTCGACAACACGCTCTCGCGGATGCTGCTGGACGGCACGCTCAAGCCGCAGCAGCGGGTGTACGTCAGCACGCAGGGCGACGATCTCGCCTTCACCGTGCTGGATCGGGAGGCGAAGGGGCCGGAGCCGGGGACCGAGCCGCACGCGACCGCCCCACCGGAGCACCGGCCCGCGGAAGGGGAGGAGCGCCGCAGGCAGCCGGACGCCTACGGCCAGTATCTGTGA